From Hydrogenispora ethanolica, one genomic window encodes:
- a CDS encoding prenyltransferase: protein MAIAKQYQSDVEAILAKRHDNGADYWATPDRRLMKGSPFTTLDCALMLSDLGMDRSEPVLKETAELIFSAWREDGRFKLSPQGAIYPCHTIHAARTLCHLGYASDSRLKRTFEHLLEIQHRDGGWRCNKFSFGRGPETEFSNPGPTLAALDAFRFTPFRNTHDSLDKTVEFLLDHWETRAPLGPCHYGIGTLFMQVAYPFFNYNLFFYVYVLSFYDKAKKDPRFLEALGVLESKLMKGKLIVERPNQKLAGLVFCNKGETSDLGTERYEEILKNLDR, encoded by the coding sequence ATGGCCATCGCAAAGCAGTATCAATCCGATGTGGAAGCGATTTTGGCAAAACGCCATGACAATGGTGCTGATTATTGGGCCACTCCCGACCGGCGACTCATGAAAGGAAGCCCATTTACCACCCTCGATTGCGCATTGATGCTGTCAGACCTGGGAATGGACCGTTCCGAACCGGTATTGAAAGAGACTGCCGAGCTGATCTTCAGTGCGTGGCGGGAAGACGGGCGATTTAAGCTGTCCCCGCAAGGCGCAATATATCCTTGCCATACCATTCACGCCGCCCGAACGCTTTGTCATTTGGGTTATGCTTCGGATAGCAGGCTCAAGAGAACCTTTGAGCACCTCTTGGAAATTCAGCATCGCGATGGCGGCTGGCGTTGTAATAAGTTTAGCTTCGGAAGAGGCCCGGAAACAGAATTCTCCAATCCCGGCCCCACGCTGGCGGCTTTGGATGCCTTCCGATTTACACCTTTTCGCAATACCCATGATTCTCTCGACAAAACGGTAGAATTCTTGCTCGATCATTGGGAAACCCGTGCCCCTCTCGGACCTTGCCACTATGGAATCGGCACCCTATTCATGCAAGTGGCGTACCCTTTCTTCAATTACAACCTTTTCTTCTATGTCTATGTGCTGTCTTTTTATGATAAGGCAAAGAAAGACCCGAGATTTCTAGAAGCGCTTGGTGTTTTAGAGTCCAAGCTAATGAAGGGCAAGCTGATTGTGGAACGTCCGAATCAGAAGTTAGCCGGGTTGGTTTTCTGTAATAAAGGGGAAACCAGCGACCTGGGGACTGAGCGTTACGAAGAGATATTGAAAAATCTTGATAGATAG
- a CDS encoding helix-turn-helix domain-containing protein has product MPQNVLGAKLKKLRKEQNLTQSELSRLLGLSENYIAKVESGVRPSMETFRKLADFFQVPIEYLVSEREEQTAALPVRNPEVFEAMVEVDRMESEDQRLVLDVVKVILQKNRCQVALEKKGRK; this is encoded by the coding sequence ATGCCGCAAAACGTCTTGGGCGCCAAGTTAAAAAAGCTCCGGAAGGAACAAAACCTGACTCAGTCGGAGTTAAGTAGGTTGCTCGGTCTCTCGGAGAACTATATCGCCAAAGTCGAATCGGGCGTCAGACCTTCCATGGAAACCTTCCGCAAATTGGCCGACTTCTTTCAAGTGCCCATTGAATATCTGGTCTCCGAGCGAGAAGAGCAAACGGCCGCGCTCCCGGTCCGCAATCCGGAAGTATTTGAAGCCATGGTGGAAGTGGATCGGATGGAATCCGAGGATCAGCGGTTGGTATTGGACGTGGTAAAGGTCATTTTGCAGAAAAATCGTTGCCAGGTGGCGCTGGAGAAGAAGGGAAGAAAGTAG